The nucleotide window GGTACAAATTAACACTCATACACATTGATGCAACACCTAACCACAGCAAAGAGATCGAACTCAAGAACTAGAGCTCAATTCATACATCACTGCCACCCTTAACTAGGGTTGGATTCTTAGCTTAGAGATTATCTACTCCATTATGTGTTAATCCCCCCATCCCCCCCTCCCTCCTTTACTCGTATTCATTCTTACATGTCCTAGTAAGTAGACCAAATTAGGGGCGtgtaaaaaaaccgaaaaatcaaataaactgagaaaataaaaaaaaattaactagaaaaaccgaatcgagaaaaaaaactgattaaactaattataatagttagaaaaaatcccggttcgattcggttttgcAATGTAGGAACCGATTAACCTGGACCAAACCGAACTAGTTTAAAAAAGGtactataaatcaaaaaaattatcccCCCTCGATAACCCTAGCAACCAGCAGCCCCCTTTGGCCTCTTCCTCTccctttttctttccctctccctccctctaGACTTAGAAGTAGCCCCCTCTCACctctttctctccctctccatCTCCCTCTCCCTCCTCCTAGACTTAGAAGCAGCCCCCTCTCACCCCTTGATCCTACTATAAATCCAGGTGTAGAGGATCTTGCTAGGCTTGGGTGCGAGAGGATGTTGATTTTTGTAGTTGAGGAAGATTATTTGATTATTGCAGGCTTGCAGCTAAGAATTATTATGAGAAGTTGAAAAGGAGTGGATGGAAGGGAACTGTTGAACTTGTCGAGAATGAAAAGGAAGACCACTATTTCCATTTATTTGATTTCGATGGTAATGAGGTTGAGGAAATAAGGCATAAGTTTGTTTCGTTTTTCAAATAAGACCAGTTCAATCTCAAACAAGATCTTGctaagtttgttttgtttgatggtGACAAGGCTTAGGAAATGAGGCATaggttttctcggttttttgaaatcaagaacCGAACTGGACCAGATCAAAATTTgtcggtttgactcggtttcagttttttttaaaactagtttggttgttttttataagttaaaacTGAACTGAACTGAAAATGATTACTTCTAGACTAAACTACAAGAATTTGTCATTAGTTTCATATTATTATGCATTGAAATGGAAATTGTCCAATTATATTCTATGTGCATATGACAACATTACAggtggaaatttttttaatatcaagagaaaatctaattataaagaGTATTTTTCgcttataaatacattaaaataatatatatatatatatatataaattcatttttgacattaatgtattaatttaaaaaatactaaaaaaataattttaaacaaaaaaaattaaatttctaattataaagaatattttttgcttataaatacattaaaataacacacacacacacatatatttaaatttatttttgacattaatgtattaattaaaaaaaatactaaaaaaataattttaaacaaaaaaaattaaatttttaaaaacaatctttatgctatgaaaacaaacaagatttatcattttttataaaataaaattttaatgctGCGCGTAGCGGaaagaagaaattattattttacaaaccctaaaattataattgaaatgtagagaaaactcaaatttaattaattttaataaattctaatGCAAAACATATGTAAAATCACTTAAATAGTAAGCTAAAttgattctaattaaaaaaaatctaaaaataacaagaaaaagaaatcctaaacaAGAACTTTTATGATGAATTTTGGCATATAAAGGACCTTGGCTTGCGCTATTGTTCTCACAAGGAACTAAGTTTATAAAACATTCTTGTAAAATTCCAATAAAATTcagcaatcaaattaaaaattatactcgtttttattaaaaataaaaatagtttgatTTCTCCAACGTTAGAACCTTCGAACAGTCATGTACTGAACGTTACAAGTCAAATTTGAGTTCCTTCCTCCCAAATTAAAGTCTTACAGCGCCCACACGCTCGTGCACCCAATCTCCAAAGTGAACAGAGAAGATCAAAGAAACGAAAACAAAATCTATGGAGCAGATAGAAAGAAACCAGAAGCCAGGAAAGGCTTCCCATTATCTTCCAATGACAAAACTTTCCTTCTTCTTCGTCGCCAAATCTTTCTAGTCCTTTTCTGATCACCGCAACCATGCCATCACGCCCAGCCCCTCCTTTCCTTCCACCCCAACCTTCTCCTCTCCCCTACCACCAACTCTCTTCCAGCCTCACCCCTCCCCTAGCCGCCGCCTCCACTGCTGCCTTCtctttcctcctcctcttcgTCATCTGCTTCCGCAAACTCACTCGTAAGCGCACTGTCCCCACTGACCTCTCCAAACCCCCTCACCGTTTCTCCTACACCACTCTCCGCCGCGCCACCAACAAGTTCTCCCCTTCTCTTCGCTTAGGCCAAGGCGGGTTTGGCTCAGTTTATCATGGGACTCTTCCTAATGAGCTCAACGTTGCTGTTAAAGTTATGGACTCGGGCTCTCTCCAAGGGGAAAGAGAGTTCCAAAATGAGTTGCTTTTTGCTTCAAAGCTTGATTCTTGTTATATTGTTACAGCCCTTGGTTTTTCCTATGATAGGAAGCATCGTAGTTTGTTGATAGTGTATGAGCTTATGCAAAATGGGAACTTGCAGGATGCATTGCTTCATAGAAAATGTGTGGAGTTGGTTGATTGGAAGAAAAGATTTAGCATTGCCGTTGATATTGCTAAAGGGATCGAGTATCTTCATAGTTTGGATCCTCCTGTTATTCATGGAGATATTAAGCCTAGTAATATTTTGCTTGATCAGTGTTTTAATGCGAAAGTTGCTGATTTTGGATTAGCTTggttaaaaattgataatagcAATCAGAATGACCAGAATCAGTGCAATCAGGGTCAGTTTGAGGTTAAGGTGGAAGAGAGTGATAAAATAAATGGTGGGGTGGAGTTGAAAAAGGTTGAATTGGAGAGTAATAACGGGGGTGAGGATTATGGATCTGTGGTGGAGGAGACTGACAGCGTGACTACTGGGTTTGATGAGTTTAATTTGGTGGTGGATCAGTTGCCGGTTTGTATGACATCGCCCGAAACTTTGGAGGCTGTGAGTGCTTCTCCAGAGACTGGTGGTGTGGGGGTTTTGCTCGAGGGGAATTTGGATGTGGGTAGTATAGAGGGTGGGAAAGAATTGGTTAATGGGGAGAAAAATAACGGGGGAGGGATACAGAGCGAGTCTCGAAAGGATTGGTGGTTGAAGCAAGAAAAAGGTGGCACTACGGCGGAGAATGGGGGAGTGAAGGATTATGTGATGGAATGGCTTGGAACTGAGATAAATAAGGGGAGACCGAAAAGTGATTGGATTGGAGCTTCATCGTCATCGAATAGTCAATCTGTTGGGAAGATAGTTAAGAAGAAGAATCGGAAGAGATTGGATTGGTGGGTTTCGTTAGATGATGATAAGGGTGAGAAGGTTttgaagaaggagaagagaaggCCGGCAAGGGAATGGTGGAAGGAGGAGTATTGCGACgagttggagaaaaaaaataagaaaaagaagaagaagagagaaatgggGATGACTAGTGATGATAATAATGGTGGAGAAGATTGGTGGCCAAGAGATGAGGAATTGTATGctgagagaaagaagaagagaagtaaGAGCAGAGGCAGCAGAGGCAGCATAGGCAGTGTTGAATGGTTTAGTGGTGAGCTATTTAGAGGTAACCGGAATAGCCATGATTCTTTGAGTGGAGAGATACCGGAGAGTGGTGGAATCAGTAGTACACCAAGTATGAGAGGAACCGTTTGTTATGCCGCCCCTGAGTATGGTGGTGGGGGGAATTTATCAGAGAAATCTGATGTGTATAGCTTTGGGGTGTTATTGTTAGTTCTTATTGCTGGGAGGCGTCCACTTCAGGTTACTACCTTACCAATGTCTGAGTTTCAGCGTGCTAACCTAATGCATTGGGCTCGTAATCTTGCCCGTTCTGGCAAACTTCTTGATTTGGTTGATAAGTCTGTACAGTCTTTGGATCGGGAACAAGCTACATTATGCATCACTATTGCTCTTCTTTGTTTACAAAAGTCACCTGCTCATCGTCCTTCAATGACGGAGGTTGTGGGGATGCTCACTGGAGAGTCACAGGTGCCTCAATTACCATCTGAATTTTCTCCCTCACCTCCCACACGGTTCCCTTTCAAGTCCAAGTCACACCAGAAGGTTCGGTAAGCTTTAATGTCCGAAACTGGTCTTAATGAGCAACAGTGTATTTCTTAGATAATTGTTTATGGATGATATCATTATTGTTGTAAAGCAAAATGTCTTCATTAAATGAAAcgagttgaattttgtttcacCTGCTCCTGTTTATACTGGTATGGCCTACCAATCCATTGCTAATATCATAATGTTTTATGGTCACTATAGATTTGCAACAACAAGATGGCGACCCCACTTCATGTTTGCTTCAACAATGAGTATTGGAAATGCCATAAGCACTTGATTAGGCTTTTTGAACATGGCCCATGTTTTCAGCAATAAGGCTATCCTAGTAACTTTCGTCaggtttttttcaattcatgtaAGCAACTTGCTTATTCTCTTCGGTGAATTTAGGCACCAGTAGTTGTCCCCTATTGTCCGCCGCTTTTAATAACATGGCCAAGCAATTATATCCAGAGGAATCTGTATAACTTGTAGTTTAAGCTATCGTTGCTGGAAACCTGTATGTATTTACAATTAGAGGTACTAACAATACTAACATGCATTGTTTGGGGTTGGCAATGGTGCCAGTGTACTGGTTGTTCCAGATACGGAGCACCCTATGATTGAACTTAGGCACTTgcaaagaaaaaagggaaagggaaaaggaaaccTAATAGGCTAATACACATGTATGCCAAACTTTTAAGATGTGAGATTTACCTTTTTACATAGGAGCTCTGCTTGCTGGTGTTTAATTTGATGGCTTGTGGCTCCTTATGATGCTGATGAGAACATTCAATCATCATTTATTGTGGATTCTTTTATTTGTGCTGTCAATATGGATTTTTGTCTCCAAATTATTAAGGCAGGCTTGAATTTTCAGCCATGGAAgtttatatgtttgttttattGGGTTATTGGTCAACAGTTGCATTTGGATATACCTTACTCCAAAAGATGCAGATTTTAACCACTAAGTGAATGTGAAAAGAGGTTAGCAGATAGTTAATCCAGCAGATATCATGGGTGGAGAAACTTGTATGGTTTCTCCCTGTCTTCACATTGAGGGTATTTCTTACCTTTTTCCATCAACAATCAGAAATTGAATTTGTTGATATACTGTCGACTGTCCTTCTGAATGATGCTTTGCAGTTTTGAGAGATGGTTctagtttttttgtattttattaggAGTGGCAGGTAAGGCAGATGCTGCTCGTATCCGATCCCTGTATGAAACATGAACTTGATCCTCTGCAAAGCATCTGCAAAATTTGTGGCCATAAAATAGTCCATTGGAAATGCAATCAATGTTTCTCTTCTGGAATGGAGAATTGAGACAATGATGAGCTTTTCAAAACTGCACACACAAGCTTCCTATGTATACATAAATGGGAAGGACTCACAAGGGTTGCTACAATTCAACGAGGATGTCACGACGTTGTGGTACTTTCCGACAAGAATCTCCAGGTTAAACCGTTAAAGGATGCTGTTATTGAGATTCTGACTGTTGCATCCATGGAGCAGGTAATTTGGGTATTCTTACTTCCTGCAATATTATATTTGCTAATTTTAATCGCTTCACATGCACACAGTATAGATCCCCATCATCGACTGGTGTTTGTAAGACAAATCAATGTTTAGTGAACTCATCTCTAAGACATTGTCAACTGTACAACATGTAATCTATTTGATTGCTGGATGAGTGTAATATTGAAATCCTGCATAAATCTGGAGAAAACAGTTTTAACTGTGCCGAAATGCTGCCTTAATTGCGGCTACAAGTCTACCTGGAACATGTACAGGATGAAGAACTACCTTGGACCGTTCCTTTTTCGTTTATTGAATGCTGGTTTTTTTAAACATTAGAAtttctttactttctttttctGCACACCTTTGCTTCTTCTAGTTGATGCTGTGGGTTTTCTACTCTGTTTGGTTCATCCTCATTTCCTTGTTTTTGGCTACAATCATCAAGGCTAGCAGTATACATTTGTTTACTCTTTTGTATGCTTATTCCGGACAACCGAAACTCACGCAATCGTTGCCATGGAAAGAAGCAAAGTTGATCCTTGGATTACTCAGTTCATGTTTGCCGTAATATCTGCCATTAGAGCAGATACTAAAACACTTGACCGTGACAAGTTTTGACAAAGACAAGCAGTTTGTAATGTAATATTGTCTTTGTTAACCTCATTCATTAGCATTTGTCTTGAGCATGGTTCAGCTAGCAAGATTTTATGCTTTCAGTTCCAATCTAGCTGTGTTAGTGGGCTGCACTTGTCCTCTGTGGCAATGTCACCAGCGTAAGAACATGAGGTCTGCCAATTGAGATGGGCTTAGTGGAAAACCTGTGACCAAAGAGAAACTAGGCCGAACAAAATGACCTAGCGAGCCCATTAGATAGCTTAAGCTTGTTTTGACAAGCATGCGtcttttggttttgtttccATGCATATAGGTCTTCTAGATTCCTTTGAACCTGGCCTGCACCTCAACCATACTTTTTACACGATGCAACAGGGAGAATAGGACGGGCTAGAATTTGGCCAGTGCTACGTAGCGATAAcgcattaattttatatatcaattgtttttattttgttatacatAATAGTTTCTAGCATATAGATGTCTCTTGATTATGAATGAAAATTGCGGTATGGAGTCCATCTCCGTTTTCATGGAAGTCTGAggcaaatttcaatcttttgcATTCGTTTTTATTAGAGGTAGATCTTcgtttaacatatatatatatatatatatatatatatatatatatatatatatatatatatatatatatatatagaaaaaacctacacaaattattttaaacgtatatctagaaatataaatattataaattaattatatataaaaatttgggttaagaataaaattaaaaatataaatataaatattacaaccaaattaatatttttatttgctttttgatagttttaattgatatgctaatataaaaaaaatatcattttaaaatatttttaatataaaaaatgttttttaaaaaaacattgcgTTAATTACATTATCAAACAAACAGctgaaaaacaaacatgtataTAATACTTATACTTTatcagtatattttttttatatttatcatcattattgttttttcttagattttaatgatgctattaaacataatttaatgACTATATGTAAGATAGTTTTATTCATTCGAGTTTCAATTACAactggtaaataaaaaaaatacatctataaagaattttttttttcacaattaattAGTAGATCCGATCGAACCTAAGATAATAATAATGGGGAATGCGTGAATAACACTTAAATTATGATTAGCTGattgtttcattttcttctatTAAGAAAGCATATGCTTAAGGAccagaaataaaatatattgagttCATAACCTATTCAAGTATATGAATAGGTTATGAACTCCATGGGAACTTGTGGAGGCAGCTTTATCCAGACCCAAAATTAGTGTAGTTGGGTCTAGTAGAGGCTGAGTACAAGTCATCATGGAGATAGGCATTGTAATTTGACCCAGCTGCACCATACATGGTCCTTAATCTAGGGCACAATATGACCtaatcaaaactaaattaatcAAAGATAATGTGAACCCTATTGATGAATAACGGgctcttccatttttttttattgactaatcaccgttgctttattatttttttacatggattttgtttttatctgcATCTTCTAATGTGATTTAGTTTTGTTAAGAAACTAAACCCATGTGTGATTCAATCAGctttattcatttgttttattggTACTAGTAAACTTTATTCAAGTTTCCGATGAGtaaatgataatttattgtgttaataattattttaagcaaatcttaattaatttaatccctaacatatatatacattCTCAATTAAATCCCCATCTATATTTTATCAGCTAGGTCCCAGATGTTTCCTGCTTCCTGCGTTTCTCGATATATATGAGCCTTGCACGGGTTTGTGTTAATATTTCTCATATAATGTGTGAAGAAGATTAAACAGAAAAGCTAATTAACATAAGTAGAAGGACTTGATTGAGAATTGTCTAAAACATTTGGGACCACATTGTTGAAGTTTAATTATAAGCTTAGCACTCAATTGAGAATGAGTACGCATTTAGGGACTAAATCAAGGTTTgcccattaatttaatatgataaatGGAGGATTGATTATCTACTAGAAAtagcaagttttcttttttcttaaaaagcaTGTATAggcggcagcagcagcagcagctcatCAACTAACTAAGCTAGGAGCATATTGCAGGATTATTTAAGAGAAAGGTTAGGGATCTCAATGGTCCCAAAAAGCTTCATAATCCTAGGACTTTACACTCAACATTTCCATAATAATTCACATTAACAATAGTTACTAGCTACAAGggatatatataatattgtattctattttttctctccATATAATATTGTATTAAAACGCACATGTAACAACTCCTCAATTAACTCTaaggaagggaaaaaagaaaagaaaagagaagctcCTTCTCCAACGCACAGCTGCTAGCGATAAGATCGAAGAGGGGTTATTCTATATGTCCTGGAGATCTCCCCCCTTGATACTGTTACATAATGTTTCTACCACTTTTCTTCGGCCTTTTCCCGACTTATGGACTGGTGCATGAACTGCAGAGGCTTGCGATCTTAGTGCTCAAATTATTTAGTGCTAATACCTTGAGGAACATTATTGCCTTTTGCACTTTGCTTAAGTGCCAAGCATTTTAAAAATGGGGCTAATGGAATGCAGTGGTTTATCAGAGGAAGGACAGAATTTATTGTGATGGAGTGAgcttcaaattttgtttttgcaagttCAAGTTTAAACTAGGGGGTTGCTAACTCCAAGGTTGGTTGCGACCCAATACgttattttattaatggatgatttattttaaggaaatttattttctcatgAACGTCTTTGCtcgattaatttaaataatttattttaagctGACTTGATTAGAAAAATAGACTATGTTTAAGGAACATTTCATCATTTTACCATAAGATCAAAGATCAAGAAGGTGTGGGTTAGTCGAACTCAATATATATCATTATGAAGAATAACAAATTAATactatcaaaaattaatttacatcccaactcaagttttttttttaaaataaactcttgaaatgatattgttttgaaaaaaaacttagattatTTTACTCACCAACCCAAATTATATTTCAACTTGACAAATCATAAGTTGACTCACCAAACCAAACCATATCTTATACctataatttatattacaaTTTAATAAATCACACTAAAATCCTTGTATCTTATAAAATACACCCAAATAAACCCATTTGGAtgtattataagaaaatttaaagtaATCATttgtaattattctttttatcacataatttgtcttttattcatttttttgccttttcttttttaactttattcaTACGAAATGCTACTGCTGGATCCACCAATGCTACTTTCGTTTTCTCTAAGGTATATGCATTAGTGGGATGACCAGAGCAAGCAATGCTTCGTCTTTCTTTGAAAGATATACAAGTTCTGAAAAGCAAATTAATTTAAGTACTTACTttgcttgccttttttttttttcccatctaGGTGGTATGTCAGGGACCACTTTATTTGGGTCAACTTGAATATTTATGCATGGATATTAAGTTGCATGAAAACttctttcaagaaattaaaagttcttGAATCTTTATCTAACAATATAAGTGGTAGAAtgatttttcctttatttagatgataaaagtttgagaaaaactattaataatccTAATTTCATTACTTCTTAATTTAAGTACTATATACTTCCATTTCACCATAAATGGGCATCTGTCTTAATTAGTGTTTATGTATACTATTATTTTAGCATTAAGGCAAAAGATAGTTGTCTAATCACATTGTTTATTGATGTAGACAAGCGTGTTTAGTTTCCTACCCAAAACTCATAGACAACAAAATTATTGCTCTAATCAGACGGATATATACTGGCCAAGtctcaaaatcaactaaaaccATGCCAAAATGGACGGTAATGTATATGGAGATAGccatttataaaaatcttattgatTAAGCACATGATTTTAGCTAATAAactaaattcaattaataatttcttaagaataaaatattggaGATCGATATTGAATATTCTAGttatttttagtgttattaaacccaatCTTACTTAACAAGTTGACTTGAAGCATGAACAACTCATCTTCTAACTTATGTTGGatgtaaaaaaagttaattcttagctaattaatttgagatttaatcgttaatttttttttaactaggatGAATCCAAGTTAAATAGCTGACCACGGCTCTAGCCTTATATTCGAGTCATTTAATAATCATGATTAATTTAGTTCACAAGTGTGAATGCAAAGGAGTGGACATAGCTACAGTTCCACAAGCAAGGAAAGCTTAAACACTGAGAGAGTGCGGTCACCAACCATATCTCTTcttgttgaaaaaattaatttttttttcagggaaTCTTTAGCTTACCAGGGCCATAGAAGATCACATACCCTAACAAGCgtatcttcttctttaactTCCATTCTCACCTTACATAAAGAAAGCTTCAAGCCTTAATAGAATTTTTGCTCAATGTTCCCTTTACAACAAGGTGATGAGCTGTGCTTCAATATTTCCTCCGATCCCCACC belongs to Populus nigra chromosome 18, ddPopNigr1.1, whole genome shotgun sequence and includes:
- the LOC133677809 gene encoding receptor-like serine/threonine-protein kinase At4g25390, which encodes MPSRPAPPFLPPQPSPLPYHQLSSSLTPPLAAASTAAFSFLLLFVICFRKLTRKRTVPTDLSKPPHRFSYTTLRRATNKFSPSLRLGQGGFGSVYHGTLPNELNVAVKVMDSGSLQGEREFQNELLFASKLDSCYIVTALGFSYDRKHRSLLIVYELMQNGNLQDALLHRKCVELVDWKKRFSIAVDIAKGIEYLHSLDPPVIHGDIKPSNILLDQCFNAKVADFGLAWLKIDNSNQNDQNQCNQGQFEVKVEESDKINGGVELKKVELESNNGGEDYGSVVEETDSVTTGFDEFNLVVDQLPVCMTSPETLEAVSASPETGGVGVLLEGNLDVGSIEGGKELVNGEKNNGGGIQSESRKDWWLKQEKGGTTAENGGVKDYVMEWLGTEINKGRPKSDWIGASSSSNSQSVGKIVKKKNRKRLDWWVSLDDDKGEKVLKKEKRRPAREWWKEEYCDELEKKNKKKKKKREMGMTSDDNNGGEDWWPRDEELYAERKKKRSKSRGSRGSIGSVEWFSGELFRGNRNSHDSLSGEIPESGGISSTPSMRGTVCYAAPEYGGGGNLSEKSDVYSFGVLLLVLIAGRRPLQVTTLPMSEFQRANLMHWARNLARSGKLLDLVDKSVQSLDREQATLCITIALLCLQKSPAHRPSMTEVVGMLTGESQVPQLPSEFSPSPPTRFPFKSKSHQKVRFATTRWRPHFMFASTMSIGNAIST